The Astyanax mexicanus isolate ESR-SI-001 chromosome 20, AstMex3_surface, whole genome shotgun sequence genome contains a region encoding:
- the LOC103021350 gene encoding olfactory receptor 1-like produces MNSDNVTFIFHPTFYINGFYNMPHANYYYIFLCFVYAVTILGNSLIMGTIYLARALHTAKYIAVFNLALSDLCGSSAIIPNYVDMFLFDRQYIPYKNCLSSMFFVFFFMAMQSFNLLALAFDRVIAICFPLRYHAIVTKTTMTLIVGFMWLFSLTINSILVALITRLSFCRSTKVDSYFCDHGPVHRLACSDNSLNYIWSYVCIAVVLCIPLILIVISYGCIGFALLKISHGGERIKAMKTCTSHLILVAIFYLPITSTYITALTTYIHPNTRIINSVLTQTIPPMLNPILYTLKTEEVLQSIKVLYKQIKLKSIKETSVKIIVKN; encoded by the coding sequence ATGAATTCTgacaatgtaacatttattttccATCCAACATTTTACATCAATGGATTTTACAACATGCCACatgcaaattattattatatatttctgtgTTTTGTGTACGCTGTGACTATTTTAGGTAATTCTTTAATAATGGGCACTATTTACCTGGCTCGTGCTCTTCACACAGCAAAGTATATAGCTGTGTTCAACCTGGCCCTGTCTGATTTGTGTGGAAGTTCTGCTATTATTCCAAATTACGTGGACATGTTTCTGTTTGATAGGCAGTACATACCTTATAAAAATTGTCTGTCaagcatgttttttgtttttttctttatggcTATGCAGTCTTTTAATCTGCTTGCTTTGGCCTTTGATAGAGTAATTGCTATATGTTTTCCTCTGAGGTATCATGCTATTGTCACCAAAACTACCATGACTCTTATAGTTGGTTTTATGTGGCTTTTTTCTTTGACTATTAATTCAATCCTTGTTGCTCTGATTACCAGACTGTCTTTCTGTAGATCTACAAAAGTTGACAGCTATTTTTGTGATCATGGCCCTGTCCATAGACTAGCCTGTAGtgataattctcttaattatatatGGAGCTATGTTTGCATAGCTGTTGTGCTATGCATTCCATTGATTCTAATAGTTATATCATATGGTTGTATTGGTTTTGCATTGCTTAAGATCTCACATGGTGGTGAACGAATAAAAGCAATGAAAACATGCACTTCCCACCTTATTTTAGTGGCCATATTTTATCTACCTATTACCAGCACTTACATCACTGCTCTTACAACATACATTCATCCAAACACTCGGATAATCAACTCTGTCTTAACACAAACAATTCCACCTATGTTAAACCCCATCCTTTATACTCTAAAGACAGAGGAGGTACTACAGTCTATTAAAGTACTGTACAAACAAATAAAGCTAAAATCTATAAAGGAGACATCTGTAAAAATCATTGTGAAGaattaa